From the Oscarella lobularis chromosome 13, ooOscLobu1.1, whole genome shotgun sequence genome, one window contains:
- the LOC136194422 gene encoding broad substrate specificity ATP-binding cassette transporter ABCG2-like: MEGMEVVELNSTGRTSAKKSTGSLLSYHAIRYAVTVTEKGCWCCAQRKEKVILDDVSGLMSPGMNAILGPTGSGKTTLLNILAGRLTSSTSITGCVLLDGKPLPENFKLMSGYVVQDDIVMGTLTVRENLLFSAALRLPRSVSKVERENRVDGVLEDLGLTKVANSKVGTDFLRGISGGERKRTNIGMELIVKPNILFLDEPTTGLDAHTAVSVIRLLRDLSANATIIFSIHQPRYSIFKLFDRLTLLGCGQTVYHGLASNALKFFDENGFVCEEHDNPADFFLDTVQEMIESEKKDGEEEKKADNEILPLVKKFNESSYSLDLDAELKPLLGTFLGRGQDYEVKKVPLEYPTGYLYQFFILSKRALINTIRNPMLSIMQVATMLIFGIVVGLIFLQLELDEKGIQNRVGAFFFIIINLVFGNLGSIEVFMAERPIFRHESASGYYHIFAYFLARVGCDLLFVNILPYFLFACVTYWMIGFQADAGKFFYYVAIILLTAMSGNGISYAVGAGIRVFALGTLLCALIYTVMMVFGGLFLNLSSIPVWLRWLKWLSVFRYALEAMSYNEIDGLLFCSDEIRSNGSCVSGFPDVVTGASYLDSQDFVEASLWFAPMALALFFFVFLVIAYLELRFKKLNK, from the exons ATGGAAGGGATGGAAGTGGTCGAGCTCAATTCGA CGGGAAGGACCTCTGCGAAGAAATCCACGGGATCTCTGCTTTCCTATCACGCAATTCGCTACGCGGTGACGGTGACGGAAAAGGGCTGCTGGTGCTGCGCCCAGCGAAAGGAAAAGGTGATACTGGACGACGTCAG CGGACTAATGTCTCCCGGAATGAACGCCATCTTGGGACCGACAGGAAGTGGAAAAACCAC ATTATTGAATATTTTGGCTGGACGTCTTACAAGTTCGACGTCAATCACCGGATGCGTTCTTCTGGATGGGAAACCGTTGCCGGAAAATTTCAAACTCATGTCCGGCTACGTCGTTCAG GATGACATTGTGATGGGAACTTTGACTGTGAGGGAAAATCTGCTTTTTTCGGCAGCACTTCGTCTTCCGCGCTCCGTTTCGAAAgtcgagagagagaatcgCGTCGATGGCGTTCTGGAAGACTTGGGTCTCACAAAAGTTGCCAACTCAAAG GTGGGTACGGATTTTTTGAGGGGTATATCTGGAGGCGAAAGAAAGCGTACGAATATCGGAATGGAATTAATTGTGAAGCCGAATATCCTCTTTCTGGATGAACCCACGACGGGATTGGATGCTCACACGGCCGTCAGTGTCATTCGTCTTTTGAGAGA tctGAGCGCAAATGCGACGATCATCTTCTCGATTCATCAGCCTCGTTATTCGATTTTCAAGTTATTTGACCGGTTGACTTTGTTGGGTTGCGGGCAGACTGTCTATCACGGGCTGGCTAGTAACGCGTTGAAgttcttcgacgaaaacg GATTTGTTTGCGAGGAGCACGACAATCCGgccgatttctttctcgatACGGTGCAGGAAATGATtgagagcgagaaaaaagacggcgaggaggagaaaaaggctGACAACGAAA TTTTGCCTTTGGTGAAGAAGTTCAACGAGTCGTCCTACTCGCTTGACTTGGACGCGGAACTGAAACCTCTACTGGGAACCTTTTTGGGACGGGGCCAAGATTACGAAGTGAAGAAAGTTCCTTTGGAGTATCCAACCGGATATCTTTAccag TTCTTCATTTTGAGCAAAAGAGCTCTAATCAATACCATCCGAAATCCCATGCTATCTATTATGCAG GTTGCAACGATGTTGATTTTTGGCATCGTTGTCGGGCTCATTTTCTTGCAACTTGAATTGGACGAAAAGGGAATTCAAAACAG GGTTGgtgcctttttcttcataaTCATCAATCTCGTATTCGGAAATCTCGGGAGCATTGAAGTCTTCATGGCAGAGCGACCCATATTCAG ACACGAATCAGCTAGTGGCTATTATCACATTTTTGCTTACTTCTTGGCTCGTGTTGGATGCGATTTGCTCTTTGTCAACATCCTACCCTATTTCCTCTTTGCCTGCGTCACCTATTGGATGATAG GATTTCAAGCTGATGCTGGGAAGTTTTTCTACTACGTTGCCATTATTCTTCTCACGGCGATGTCTGGGAATGGGATATCGTACGCAGTTGGAGCGGGAATACGCGTCTTTGCCTTGGGAACGCTTCTGTGTGCTCTCATCTATACAGTCATGATG GTCTTTGGTGGTCTCTTTCTCAATCTTTCCTCTATTCCTGTTTGGCTCAGATGGCTCAAGTGGCTCAGTGTATTTCGCTATGCACTTGAG GCAATGAGCTACAATGAAATAGACGGGCTTCTGTTTTGCAGTGACGAAATTAGATCAAATGGATCTTG CGTTTCCGGATTTCCTGACGTTGTGACTGGCGCGTCGTATTTGGATTCGCAGGATTTCGTGGAGGCCTCTCTCTGGTTTGCTCCCATGGCTCTGGCTctgttcttcttcgtttttcttgtcATTGCCTA
- the LOC136194458 gene encoding tubulin-folding cofactor B-like, with protein sequence MDDVISVRITSSVSTFGSERRFPASTKVVDLKGKLELITGASCRSMELDLFDRDDQFVRSLQDDDATLESASVASGMRVHVTDREKRAGEFDDLSAVPKYEMKDDEYAKRSDSVRAFKERMKLGRFNPEAQAQKDEEMKKEKDAAELISVGSRCEVRVTGNPLRRGTVAYVGETGFKPGYWVGIRYDEPVGKHDGCVGGKRYFECDMKYGGFVKPKCVTVGDFPVEGIDDEDEI encoded by the coding sequence ATGGACGACGTGATATCTGTCCGAATTACAAGCTCTGTTTCGACTTTCGGATCGGAACGTCGCTTTCCCGCCTCAacgaaagtcgtcgatctCAAAGGAAAGCTCGAATTGATAACAGGCGCCTCGTGCCGATCGATGGAGCTCGATCTCTTCGATCGAGACGATcaattcgttcgttcgcttcaagacgacgacgcgacgctcgaATCGGCGTCCGTGGCGAGCGGAATGCGCGTACACGTCACGGATCGCGAGAAAAGAGCcggcgaattcgacgatctcTCCGCCGTACCGAAATACGAgatgaaagacgacgaatatGCGAAACGATCCGATTCGGTTCGCGCCTTCAAGGAACGAATGAAGTTGGGACGTTTCAATCCGGAGGCGCAGGCgcagaaagacgaagaaatgaaaaaggagaaggacgCCGCCGAATTGATATCGGTTGGATCGCGCTGCGAGGTGCGCGTGACCGGAAACCCGCTTCGGCGCGGAACGGTCGCCTATGTCGGGGAGACGGGCTTCAAGCCGGGATATTGGGTGGGAATTCGATACGACGAGCCCGTTGGGAAGCACGATGGTTGCGTGGGGGGTAAAAGATATTTTGAATGTGATATGAAATATGGGGGGTTCGTCAAGCCAAAGTGCGTGACTGTGGGTGACTTTCCTGTAGAGGGTATTGACGATGAGGACGAGATTTGA
- the LOC136194891 gene encoding fibrillin-2-like — translation MAANRLTTTLVVVAIVATLFALAESASNTTQCDGGKKGHCKFICCSISNTQFGCCPREGGVCCAKGDFCCPPRYECLVTNGTHNATRCILKKQNATDVLSRHKRSIMVRPIRVDYVGVNAPNRNVLVAELVRERVPKAKSPLCPDGAHKCPSNQTCCVVSGEDACCPLEDAVCCKNSMYCCPHGYTCDVEQKTCSKPPSFVLLHARKMKPAPRVENIESVRCPDGSECNGTATCCRTKSTSEPYGCCPEVDAVCCEDRVHCCPKGYECSEKECIKSSVETSLPKLKIGEIVVDSIRTGITCPDGGTCTSDQTCCLTKTGKYGCCPSPDAVCCSDQVHCCPQGFKCEVATGQCAKEIAKTSLIEIEKRFDIPCGTSGTSCNNTATCCKLKNGSYGCCPLADAVCCADHTHCCPEGYRCSDKPGECIKGYVELFDRRPNVDADTIRCDDGTVCASGTTCCKTPNGTYGCCPAEGAVCCADLIHCCPHGTTCDLAGHKCREATSVVAVPLMRKLEAKVIGNVVCPDQSLCPNGDTCCEVGSGVFGCCPSPNAVCCADGKHCCKTGFTCVSSNNTCSKDTKEQSVVPLIQYHHSVSDDICPGGTEECKGDNVTCCRTSTGFGCCPLKNAVCCSDLVHCCPNGYACDTSTGKCNPQSGGTTERAEISKIATNDVACPDGSSCPTNDTCCKTATGYGCCPLPFAVCCADMKHCCPNDYACESGGMCVDARNNDKLESTSIVSTIERKIECPDGGHCREDSTCCRKSAESNIYGCCPFLDGVCCLHNKCCPNNTRCNSETHTCDHVDPRIESPSPAADLIPELEKTLAMIRCPDKGYCTDDQTCCKRSGDSYGCCPYQFAVCCNDSVHCCKKGYTCADNSTRCIAESDSDEEASRIDALVLDVQSPMSTCPDGHNCTSAQTCCQTTTGHYGCCPAAKATCCRDNIHCCKAGYKCSTSSDNCIKEEDASVALPLLLTSFAPSVVHCTDGNICPDTSTCCLSPDGTSGCCPIANAICCADGVHCCPSTETCSAMGLCESSVATDVVVRRPAETNLTLSIVCPDETTLCDDDSTCCPLTPDGTEYGCCPILNAVCCSDGLHCCPESFTCSEKGDCSKTDSDGEVAAGVLSGRKRERDDILWQSHIFFTPNFRFFVTTVPHDHHITVALRVPEIAVLLFPSSPRAFHSPRSMAPLTAACIVFAAICAISECKSVCPEGNVPCPLNDGTISCCNEGYFCGSNGTCLQWNDAGNVICPDGQSECPAGNTCCKLSSGQWGCCPLPNAVCCSNGENCCPSGYTCDVSAGTCTKGDIAIAMIEKKPAALREENVVCPGGQYQCPTGNTCCKLSSGEYGCCPLPNAVCCSNGENCCPSGYTCDVLAGTCTKGDIAIAMIEKRPAALREGDVTCPDGQSECPTGNTCCKLSSGQWGCCPIPNAVCCSDGEHCCPSGYTCDLSAGTCTKGDIAIAMIEKRPAALKEGDVTCPDGQSECPTGNTCCKLSSGQWGCCPIPNAVCCSDGEHCCPSGYTCDLSAGTCTKGDIAIAMIEKRPAALKEGDVTCPDGQSECPTGNTCCKLSSGQWGCCPIPNAVCCSDGEHCCPSGYTCDLSAGTCTKGDIAIAMIEKRPAALREGDVTCPDGQSECPTGNTCCKLSSGQWGCCPLPNAVCCSNGENCCPSGYTCDVSAGTCTKGDIAIAMIGKRPAALREGDVTCPDGQSECPTGNTCCKLSSGQWGCCPLPNAVCCSNGENCCPSGYTCDVSAGTCTKGDIAIAMIGKRPAALREGDVTCPDGQSECPTGNTCCKLSSGQWGCCPIPNAVCCSDGEHCCPSGYTCDLSAGTCTKGDIAIAMIEKRPAALREGDVTCPDGQSECPTGNTCCKLSSGQWGCCPLPNAVCCSNGENCCPSGYTCDVSAGTCTKGDIAIAMIGKRPAALREGDVTCPDGQSECPTGNTCCKLSSGQWGCCPLPNAVCCSNGENCCPSGYTCDVSAGTCTKGDIAIAMIGKRPAALREGDVTCPDGQSECPTGNTCCKLSSGQWGCCPLPNAVCCSNGENCCPSGYTCDVSAGTCTKGDIAIAMIGKRPAALREGIVVCGGGYYCSDGNTCCQLLSGEWGCCPIPNAVCCSDGKYCCPSGHTCTSSGCQQGDVIVAMIRKIPALVREQGMKMEKTAAAKERDEYVRLKDQI, via the exons ATGGCAGCGAATAGACTCACaacgacgctcgtcgtcgtcgcaatcgtcgcgacgctaTTTGCCTTAGCagaatcggcgtcgaacaCGACGCaatgcgacggcggcaagAAGGGCCACTGCAAATTCATCTGCTGCAGCATATCGAACACGCAGTTCGGTTGCTGCCCGAGAGAAGGGGGCGTCTGCTGCGCGAAGGGAGACTTCTGTTGTCCGCCGCGCTACGAGTGCTTGGTGACGAACGGAACGCACAACGCGACGAGATGCATTCTGAAGAAACAGAATGCAACCGACGTTCTCAGTCGTCACAAAAGATCCATTATGGTCAGACCGATTCGAGTCGACTACGTCGGCGTCAATGCGCCCAATCGAA acgTTCTAGTGGCTGAATTGGTACGGGAACGGGTACCCAAAGCGAAGTCACCCCTGTGTCCAGATGGAGCACACAAGTGCCCATCCAATCAGACGTGCTGCGTTGTTAGTGGAGAAGATGCTTGCTGTCCACTCGAAGACGCCGTCTGCTGCAAAAACAGCATGTACTGCTGTCCCCACGGATATACA TGTGACGTCGAACAGAAAACGTGCTCGAAACCCCCCTCGTTCGTCCTACTCCACGCACGGAAAATGAAACCAGCTCCTCGCGTCGAGAACATCGAAAGCGTTCGTTGTCCCGACGGTTCTGAGTGCAACGGCACGGCAACGTGCTGCagaacgaaatcgacgtcggagCCGTACGGATGCTGTCCGGAGGTGGACGCCGTCTGCTGCGAGGATCGAGTTCACTGCTGTCCGAAAGGCTACGAGTGCAGCGAAAAGGAATGCATCAAATCATCCGTTGAAACCAGCTTgccaaaattaaaaatcggcgaaattgtcgtcgattcgattcgaacGGGGATTACTTGTCCGGACGGTGGCACTTGCACTAGCGATCAGACTTGCTGTCTAACGAAAACTGGAAAATACGGATGCTGTCCGTCGCCCGACGCCGTTTGCTGCTCGGATCAAGTCCACTGCTGTCCGCAAGGCTTCAAGTGCGAAGTCGCGACGGGGCAATGCGCGAAAGAAATCGCAAAAACGTCTCTGATTGAAATCGAGAAGAGATTTGACATTCCATGTGGGACTAGTGGCACGTCGTGTAACAACACCGCGACCTGCTGCAAACTGAAGAACGGTTCATACGGCTGTTGTCCGTTGGCCGACGCCGTGTGCTGCGCGGATCACACGCACTGCTGTCCCGAGGGCTACAGGTGCAGCGACAAACCGGGAGAATGCATCAAAGGATACGTCGAACTCTTCGACCGTCGTCCCAACGTCGATGCGGATACGATTCGATGTGACGACGGGACGGTGTGCGCGTCGGGGACTACGTGCTGCAAGACGCCGAACGGGACGTACGGATGCTGTCCCGCCGAGGGTGCCGTCTGTTGCGCCGATTTGATTCACTGCTGTCCGCACGGAACGACGTGCGATCTCGCCGGTCACAAGTGTCGCGAGGCGacgtccgtcgtcgccgttcccCTCATGAGAAAACTCGAAGCGAAGGTGATTGGGAACGTCGTGTGTCCCGATCAGAGTCTCTGTCCCAATGGGGACACGTGCTGCGAGGTTGGGAGCGGCGTCTTTGGATGTTGTCCGAGTCCGAACGCGGTCTGTTGCGCGGATGGAAAGCACTGCTGCAAGACCGGTTTCACCTGCGTTTCATCTAATAACACGTGCAGTAAGGATACTAAAGAACAGAGCGTCGTTCCACTGATTCAGTATCATCATTCCGTGTCTGATGACATATGTCCCGGCGGCACGGAGGAGTGCAAAGGAGACAACGTCACTTGTTGCAGAACGTCTACGGGATTCGGCTGTTGTCCTTTGAAAAACGCCGTCTGTTGTTCGGATTTGGTGCACTGTTGTCCCAACGGCTACGCGTGCGATACGAGCACGGGGAAGTGCAATCCCCAGAGCGGCGGAACGACGGAGAGAGCAGAGATATCGAAAATCGCGACTAATGATGTTGCGTGTCCCGACGGTTCGTCGTGTCCGACCAATGATACGTGCTGCAAGACGGCTACGGGATACGGATGCTGTCCTTTGCCGTTTGCCGTCTGCTGTGCGGACATGAAGCACTGTTGTCCCAACGACTACGCGTGCGAATCGGGGGGAATGTGCGTGGACGCGCGAAACAACGACAAAttggaatcgacgtcgatcgtttcgacaATAGAACGTAAAATCGAGTGTCCGGACGGGGGTCACTGTAGGGAAGATTCGACCTGCTGTCGTAAATCGGCGGAATCGAATATCTACGGTTGCTGTCCTTTTTTGGACGGCGTTTGCTGCCTGCACAATAAGTGCTGTCCTAACAACACGCGTTGCAATTCCGAAACTCATACGTGCGATCACGTCGATCCGAGAatcgaatcgccgtcgccggccGCCGACTTGATTCCCGAGCTCGAAAAGACTTTGGCAATGATTCGCTGTCCCGACAAGGGTTATTGCACCGATGATCAGACGTGCTGCAAGCGAAGCGGCGATTCGTACGGATGTTGTCCTTATCAGTTTGCCGTCTGCTGCAACGACAGCGTTCATTGCTGCAAGAAGGGCTACACGTGCGCCGACAACAGTACGCGCTGCATCGCTGAAAGCGACTCAGACGAGGAGGCGAGTCGAATCGATGcactcgttctcgacgtccaATCGCCGATGAGCACCTGTCCTGACGGACACAATTGTACGAGCGCGCAGACGTGCTGTCAAACGACGACTGGTCACTATGGATGCTGTccggcggcgaaggcgacgtgtTGCAGGGATAACATTCACTGCTGCAAAGCTGGATACAAG tGTAGCACTTCTTCTGATAACTGTATCAAAGAGGAGGATGCCTCCGTTGCGCTTCCGTTGcttctgacgtcgtttgcgcCGAGCGTCGTACACTGCACCGACGGAAACATTTGCCCAGATACGTCGACGTGCTGCCTGTCTCCGGACGGAACGTCCGGCTGCTGTCCCATTGCAAACGCGATCTGCTGCGCGGACGGAGTTCACTGCTGTCCGTCGACGGAGACGTGCAGTGCGATGGGATTGTGCGAGTCGTCTGTCGCcaccgacgtcgtcgtacgtCGACCCGCGGAAACGAACCTCACGTTGTCGATCGTATGTCCGGATGAGACGACGCTCTGCGACGATGATTCGACTTGTTGTCCGCTCACGCCGGATGGCACCGAGTACGGATGCTGTCCGATTCTCAATGCCGTGTGCTGCTCGGATGGTCTTCATTGTTGTCCCGAGTCTTTCACGTGCAGCGAGAAGGGAGACTGCTCAAAGACCGACAGTGACGGGGAAGTAGCAGCTGGCGTGCTGAGCGGACGAAAAAGGGAAAGAGACGACATTCTTTG GCAGTCGCATATATTTTTTACTCCAAACTTCCGGTTCTTTGTTACTACTGTACCACATGATCATCATATCACAGTGGCATTGCGCGTGCCCGAAATCGCCGTTTTGCTTTTTCCAAGCTCGCCTCGTGCCTTCCACAGCCCAAGAAGT ATGGCTCCTCTTACAGCGGCTTGCATCGTGTTCGCCGCAATCTGCGCGATTAGCGAGTGCAAATCGGTGTGTCCAGAAGGCAACGTGCCCTGTCCCTTGAATGACGGGACAATCAGCTGCTGCAACGAGGGATACTTCTGTGGAAGCAACGGTACTTGTCTTCAGTGGAACGACGCGGGCAATGTTATATGTCCTGATGGACAGTCTGAATGTCCGGCTGGAAATACTTGTTGCAAATTGTCTAGTGGACAATGGGGATGCTGTCCTCTTCCAAATGCAGTCTGTTGCTCTAACGGAGAAAATTGCTGTCCATCAGGATACACTTGTGATGTATCAGCGGGCACTTGCACGAAAGGAGACATTGCCATAGCTATGATTGAAAAAAAGCCTGCTGCtttgagagaagaaaacgtcgtaTGTCCTGGTGGACAGTACCAATGTCCGACTGGAAATACTTGTTGCAAATTGTCTAGTGGAGAATATGGATGCTGTCCTCTTCCAAATGCAGTCTGTTGCTCTAACGGAGAAAATTGCTGTCCATCAGGATACACTTGTGATGTTTTAGCGGGCACTTGCACGAAAGGAGACATTGCCATAGCTATGATTGAAAAAAGGCCTGCTGCTTTgagagaaggagacgtcACATGTCCTGATGGACAGTCTGAATGTCCGACTGGAAATACATGTTGCAAACTGTCTAGTGGACAATGGGGATGCTGTCCTATTCCAAATGCAGTCTGTTGCTCTGACGGAGAACACTGCTGTCCATCGGGATACACTTGTGATCTATCAGCGGGCACTTGCACGAAAGGAGACATTGCCATAGCTATGATTGAAAAAAGGCCTGCTGCTTTGAAAGAAGGAGACGTCACATGTCCTGATGGACAGTCTGAATGTCCGACTGGAAATACATGTTGCAAACTGTCTAGTGGACAATGGGGATGCTGTCCTATTCCAAATGCAGTCTGTTGCTCTGACGGAGAACACTGCTGTCCATCGGGATACACTTGTGATCTATCAGCGGGCACTTGCACGAAAGGAGACATTGCCATAGCTATGATTGAAAAAAGGCCTGCTGCTTTGAAAGAAGGAGACGTCACATGTCCTGATGGACAGTCTGAATGTCCGACTGGAAATACATGTTGCAAACTGTCTAGTGGACAATGGGGATGCTGTCCTATTCCAAATGCAGTCTGTTGCTCTGACGGAGAACACTGCTGTCCATCGGGATACACTTGTGATCTATCAGCGGGCACTTGCACGAAAGGAGACATTGCCATAGCTATGATTGAAAAAAGGCCGGCTGCTTTgagagaaggagacgtcACATGTCCTGATGGACAGTCTGAATGTCCGACTGGAAATACATGTTGCAAACTGTCTAGTGGACAATGGGGATGCTGTCCTCTTCCAAATGCAGTCTGTTGCTCTAACGGAGAAAATTGCTGTCCATCAGGATACACTTGTGATGTATCAGCGGGCACTTGCACGAAAGGAGACATTGCCATAGCTATGATTGGAAAAAGGCCGGCTGCTTTGAGAGAGGGAGACGTCACATGTCCTGATGGACAGTCTGAATGTCCGACTGGAAATACATGTTGCAAACTGTCTAGTGGACAATGGGGATGCTGTCCTCTTCCAAATGCAGTCTGTTGCTCTAACGGAGAAAATTGCTGTCCATCAGGATACACTTGTGATGTATCAGCGGGCACTTGCACGAAAGGAGACATTGCCATAGCTATGATTGGAAAAAGGCCGGCTGCTTTgagagaaggagacgtcACATGTCCTGATGGACAGTCTGAATGTCCGACTGGAAATACATGTTGCAAACTGTCTAGTGGACAATGGGGATGCTGTCCTATTCCAAATGCAGTCTGTTGCTCTGACGGAGAACACTGCTGTCCATCGGGATACACTTGTGATCTATCAGCGGGCACTTGCACGAAAGGAGACATTGCCATAGCTATGATTGAAAAAAGGCCGGCTGCTTTgagagaaggagacgtcACATGTCCTGATGGACAGTCTGAATGTCCGACTGGAAATACATGTTGCAAACTGTCTAGTGGACAATGGGGATGCTGTCCTCTTCCAAATGCAGTCTGTTGCTCTAACGGAGAAAATTGCTGTCCATCAGGATACACTTGTGATGTATCAGCGGGCACTTGCACGAAAGGAGACATTGCCATAGCTATGATTGGAAAAAGGCCGGCTGCTTTgagagaaggagacgtcACATGTCCTGATGGACAGTCTGAATGTCCGACTGGAAATACATGTTGCAAACTGTCTAGTGGACAATGGGGATGCTGTCCTCTTCCAAATGCAGTCTGTTGCTCTAACGGAGAAAATTGCTGTCCATCAGGATACACTTGTGATGTATCAGCGGGCACTTGCACGAAAGGAGACATTGCCATAGCTATGATTGGAAAAAGGCCGGCTGCTTTgagagaaggagacgtcACATGTCCTGATGGACAGTCTGAATGTCCGACTGGAAATACATGTTGCAAACTGTCTAGTGGACAATGGGGATGCTGTCCTCTTCCAAATGCAGTCTGTTGCTCTAACGGAGAAAATTGCTGTCCATCAGGATACACTTGTGATGTATCAGCGGGCACTTGCACGAAAGGAGACATTGCCATAGCTATGATTGGAAAAAGGCCGGCTGCTTTGAGAGAGGGAATCGTCGTATGTGGTGGTGGTTACTATTGTTCGGATGGAAATACATGTTGCCAATTGCTTAGTGGAGAATGGGGATGCTGTCCTATTCCAAATGCAGTCTGTTGCTCTGACGGAAAATATTGTTGTCCATCAGGACACACTTGTACTTCTTCAGGATGTCAACAAGGAGACGTTATCGTAGCTATGATCAGGAAGATACCTGCCCTTGTGAGGGAACAAGGAATGAAAATGGAAAAGACGGCAGCTGCTAAAGAGCGTGACGAATACGTTCGCCTGAAAGATCAAATCTAA